One Oncorhynchus clarkii lewisi isolate Uvic-CL-2024 chromosome 28, UVic_Ocla_1.0, whole genome shotgun sequence genomic region harbors:
- the LOC139386764 gene encoding LOW QUALITY PROTEIN: carbonic anhydrase 12-like (The sequence of the model RefSeq protein was modified relative to this genomic sequence to represent the inferred CDS: inserted 2 bases in 1 codon): MRRGSPVRGLQRGSRARAGTEVWCYHDPSCDDTTWSTIASEHCNGSRQSPINTVSASAVGDETLTAFTFTKYGDNYTMKNIKNTGKTVKVELTSGVQVTGGALSEAYDSLQFHLHWGNGTSVPGSEHTVDGTRYPMELHIVNAKSSHNGNTTTAVADSTGLAALGFFIEAMPGNVTGSPAAWNTLTSYLANITLKDDIVNITHAISLDELLXDRTKYYRYNGSLTTPNCNEAVVWTVFKDPIKVSQDLIDLFSTTLHIDHNSTSALMTNVFRSIQPFNDWVVTTQGRPASGASTMCSSLGLMALAWMLLRV; encoded by the exons ATGCGGCgggggtccccagtccggggcctgcagagAGGGTCCCGAGCCAGAGCCGgcaccgagg TGTGGTGTTACCATGATCCTAGTTGTG ATGACACCACTTGGTCCACCATTGCCAGTGAACATTGCAATGGATCCCGTCAGTCTCCCATCAACACCGTCTCTGCATCAGCAGTGGGCGATGAAACCCTGACTGCCTTCACCTTCACCAAATACGGAGACAATTATACAATGAAGAATATCAAGAACACTGGCAAAACTG tcAAAGTGGAACTGACAAGTGGCGTTCAGGTTACAGGTGGGGCACTGTCTGAGGCCTATGACAGCCTGCAGTTCCACCTCCACTGGGGGAATGGTACCTCAGTACCTGGGTCAGAGCACACAGTGGATGGAACCCGCTACCCCATGGAG TTGCACATAGTAAATGCAAAGTCTTCGCACAACGGTAACACGACCACGGCCGTTGCAGACAGCACGGGACTCGCTGCTCTTGGCTTCTTCATAGAG GCCATGCCGGGTAATGTGACTGGTTCACCAGCAGCCTGGAATACTCTGACATCCTACTTGGCCAACATCACActaaaag ATGATATTGTAAACATTACTCATGCTATTTCATTGGATGAGCTCCT GGACCGTACCAAATACTACCGTTACAATGGATCACTGACTACTCCAAATTGCAACGAGGCTGTGGTTTGGACCGTGTTCAAGGACCCTATTAAAGTCAGCCAGGACTTG ATTGATCTCTTCAGTACAACATTGCACATTGACCACAACTCCACCTCTGCCTTGATGACCAATGTCTTCAGGAGCATCCAGCCGTTCAATGACTGGGTGGTGACGACCCAGGGCCGTCCAGCGTCGGGGGCTTCCACAATGTGCTCCTCTCTGGGCCTCATGGCCCTGGCCTGGATGCTGCTGAGGGTTTAG